In a genomic window of Barnesiella propionica:
- a CDS encoding DMT family transporter has protein sequence MGLRDALILILGGHQSDIVRGGVNSFWGNVLYLCAETSFAIYFVHFKGLIDCYSPVTLMKWMFLYSTICCFPFIGKELLTVPYEFMSWNIWSDILFIVLGATFLSYLLVPVGQHWLKPTVVSMHNYVQPVIAALLAIYWVMDKFNWIKAAAIILVFSGVYIVTQSKSRLDAEKTNTGMG, from the coding sequence ATGGGGCTTAGAGATGCATTAATACTCATTTTAGGAGGACATCAGAGTGATATTGTTCGGGGAGGCGTGAATTCTTTTTGGGGAAATGTTCTGTATTTATGTGCCGAAACGAGTTTCGCTATATATTTTGTTCATTTCAAGGGGCTTATAGACTGTTATTCTCCCGTTACATTAATGAAATGGATGTTCCTGTATTCAACGATATGTTGCTTTCCGTTCATAGGAAAAGAGCTTTTGACCGTTCCTTATGAATTCATGTCTTGGAATATATGGTCCGATATATTATTTATCGTTTTAGGAGCTACGTTTTTATCTTATTTGTTAGTTCCTGTAGGACAACACTGGTTAAAGCCTACGGTAGTAAGTATGCATAACTATGTACAACCGGTTATTGCTGCTTTGCTGGCAATATACTGGGTGATGGATAAATTTAATTGGATTAAAGCGGCAGCGATAATTTTGGTATTCAGTGGCGTATATATAGTTACGCAAAGTAAGTCCCGGTTGGATGCCGAGAAGACTAATACCGGTATGGGTTGA
- a CDS encoding pentapeptide repeat-containing protein, whose translation MEDTNYNNKEFKDIIYTGEHIFEKEFRKCTFYHCNFSESTFENCTFDTCYFNNCNLSLTKFNHSLLNKVRFSHSKIIGVIWMEAGKLKDLTFEHSILNFSSFWGMKIKDLHINNCTAHDVDFCEADIKKAEFIRTDLHKSLFRNTILVNANFTEAKNYSSIDISSKNTTGAKFCLPEAINLLYQYNIEISEL comes from the coding sequence ATGGAAGATACAAACTACAACAATAAAGAATTCAAAGATATCATATATACAGGTGAACATATCTTCGAAAAAGAATTCAGAAAATGCACTTTTTACCATTGTAATTTCTCAGAAAGTACCTTTGAAAATTGCACTTTCGACACGTGTTATTTCAACAATTGTAATTTATCACTGACGAAATTCAACCACTCTCTTTTAAACAAGGTACGGTTCTCTCACTCTAAAATTATCGGAGTAATATGGATGGAAGCCGGAAAACTAAAAGATCTCACATTTGAACATTCTATCCTGAATTTTTCTAGTTTCTGGGGTATGAAAATAAAAGATCTTCATATAAATAATTGTACGGCACATGATGTAGATTTCTGCGAAGCCGATATTAAAAAAGCGGAATTTATACGTACCGACCTTCATAAGAGCCTTTTCAGAAATACCATACTTGTCAATGCCAATTTCACGGAAGCAAAAAATTACAGCAGTATTGACATTTCCAGCAAAAATACAACAGGAGCCAAATTCTGTCTTCCCGAAGCAATCAACCTTCTTTATCAATACAATATCGAAATTTCGGAATTATAA
- a CDS encoding YncE family protein, which translates to MKTAIHFFLLIFIILYSCQRQPNKELQNRTYHKLEKIIRVKGRQGIAADENYYYNTGSTALYKYDKTGKLIAENTDPFKDLKLEANHFGDIDVWKGEIYCGIEFFKDGIGKNIQIAVYDTETLNFKYSIPFDPASGQNEVCGLTIDKTNGKIWMADWVNGKYLYRYDLKRHKYEGKVRLLPAPGLQQGIFYKDGKIFISADDGDADILENDNIYVTNIERQSNNIAAVSLFKTCDDFRRTGEIEGLCIDPVTKEMLILNNRGSHIVLGMVKGLYEGYSEEIHEVYIYK; encoded by the coding sequence ATGAAAACAGCCATACATTTCTTCCTATTAATATTCATCATTCTTTACTCTTGTCAAAGACAACCAAATAAAGAGCTTCAAAACCGGACATACCATAAATTAGAAAAAATTATCCGGGTAAAAGGAAGACAGGGAATAGCCGCCGATGAAAATTATTATTACAATACAGGCAGTACTGCTTTATATAAATATGATAAAACAGGGAAATTAATCGCCGAGAATACCGATCCATTCAAAGATTTGAAGTTAGAAGCCAATCACTTCGGAGATATAGACGTATGGAAAGGTGAAATTTATTGTGGAATTGAATTTTTTAAAGACGGTATAGGAAAAAATATCCAGATTGCCGTCTATGACACCGAAACTCTTAATTTTAAATATTCAATTCCTTTTGATCCGGCATCCGGACAAAACGAAGTTTGTGGTTTAACTATCGACAAAACAAATGGTAAAATATGGATGGCTGACTGGGTAAACGGCAAATATTTATACCGATATGATCTGAAAAGACACAAATACGAAGGAAAAGTCCGATTACTCCCCGCACCCGGATTACAACAAGGAATATTCTATAAAGACGGAAAAATTTTTATATCGGCCGACGACGGAGACGCCGATATTTTGGAAAACGATAACATATATGTGACAAATATTGAAAGACAATCGAATAACATTGCGGCTGTATCATTATTTAAAACATGCGATGACTTCAGACGTACCGGAGAAATTGAAGGACTATGTATCGACCCCGTTACAAAAGAAATGCTCATTCTGAATAATAGGGGATCGCACATCGTCCTGGGAATGGTAAAAGGACTATATGAAGGGTATAGCGAAGAAATACATGAAGTATATATATACAAATAG
- a CDS encoding HAD family hydrolase → MALKVVAFDADDTLWVNEPFFQEVEKEYVSLLEDYGSADDISQALFATEMKNLNIYGYGAKGFTLSMIETALEVSGNRLAQVVIARILELGKSLLNMPIELIDGIEDTLSYLKQKYFLVVATKGDITDQQNKLERSGLVCYFHHIEIMGEKNEDGYARLFSRLNVKPEQFLMVGNSVKSDILPVLNLKAQAIHVPFHSTWEHERMSISGENSRYRSINSVTELMNIL, encoded by the coding sequence ATGGCTTTAAAAGTTGTTGCTTTTGATGCTGATGATACTCTTTGGGTGAACGAGCCTTTTTTTCAGGAGGTTGAAAAAGAGTATGTTTCTTTACTTGAGGATTATGGTTCAGCAGATGATATTTCCCAAGCTCTGTTTGCCACGGAAATGAAAAATCTGAATATATACGGATACGGGGCTAAGGGTTTTACGCTTTCTATGATAGAAACAGCATTGGAAGTAAGTGGAAATAGATTGGCTCAGGTGGTTATCGCACGGATACTGGAATTGGGCAAATCGTTATTAAACATGCCTATCGAGTTGATCGACGGGATTGAGGATACCTTGTCTTATCTGAAACAGAAATATTTTCTTGTTGTAGCTACGAAAGGAGATATTACCGATCAGCAAAACAAACTTGAACGTTCTGGTTTAGTATGTTATTTTCATCATATTGAAATTATGGGGGAAAAAAATGAAGACGGATATGCCAGACTTTTTTCCCGTTTGAATGTAAAGCCCGAACAATTTTTAATGGTCGGAAATTCGGTGAAATCAGATATTCTTCCTGTTCTTAATTTAAAGGCTCAGGCTATACATGTACCCTTTCACTCCACTTGGGAGCATGAAAGAATGAGTATATCCGGGGAGAATTCACGGTATAGAAGCATAAATTCCGTTACAGAACTCATGAATATATTGTAA
- a CDS encoding zinc ribbon domain-containing protein — protein sequence MEIKICQSCGMPLNQSTFGTNKDSSKNKDYCCYCYKNGEFTQNFTMEQMIEHCIQFLEEFNKDSGKKFTRKEAILQMKEYFPLLKRWKK from the coding sequence ATGGAAATAAAAATATGCCAAAGCTGCGGCATGCCCCTAAACCAATCGACATTCGGAACAAATAAAGATAGTAGTAAAAATAAAGATTATTGCTGCTACTGCTATAAAAACGGAGAATTCACACAGAATTTCACCATGGAACAGATGATAGAACATTGCATACAGTTCCTTGAAGAATTTAATAAAGATTCCGGAAAAAAATTTACACGGAAAGAAGCCATACTGCAAATGAAAGAATATTTCCCCTTATTAAAGCGTTGGAAAAAATAA
- a CDS encoding adenosine kinase, translating to MKVLGLGNALTDVLAMLPSEECIAEIGLLKGGMQLIDEDKLLKIMSVFEDFDTVLATGGSAANAISGLTRMGLPGGFIGKTGPDSYGKFYHDDMEKNGVELHLLEGNTASGCAMTMITPDGERTFGTYLGAASALIPGELHPGMFAGYDLLHIEGYLVQDPELIRRAVELAKNAGLKISLDMASYNIVNENLEFFHELVRDYVDIAFANEEEAFAYTGKEPEEAVKEIASECDIAVVKCGKLGSIVQKRDEIARIGSTPTKCIDSTGAGDLYAAGFLYGLSKNYSLKVSGSIGAVLSGNVIEVIGTKMDDNRWNQIKLKVKRIVENNETL from the coding sequence ATGAAAGTATTAGGATTAGGCAATGCACTTACCGATGTGTTAGCTATGTTGCCGTCGGAGGAATGTATTGCTGAAATTGGACTTCTGAAAGGTGGTATGCAACTTATCGATGAAGATAAGTTATTAAAAATAATGTCTGTATTTGAAGATTTCGATACGGTATTGGCTACCGGGGGGTCTGCTGCGAACGCAATTTCAGGACTTACCCGAATGGGATTGCCGGGAGGATTTATAGGAAAGACAGGTCCTGATAGCTATGGTAAGTTTTATCATGACGACATGGAGAAAAACGGTGTCGAGCTCCATTTACTCGAAGGAAATACAGCTTCGGGCTGTGCTATGACCATGATAACGCCGGATGGGGAACGTACATTCGGTACATATCTGGGTGCGGCTTCGGCTCTTATACCGGGAGAATTACATCCTGGGATGTTTGCCGGATATGATTTATTACATATTGAAGGGTATCTGGTACAAGATCCTGAATTGATTCGTCGTGCCGTAGAACTGGCAAAGAATGCCGGTTTAAAAATATCTTTGGATATGGCCAGCTATAATATAGTCAATGAGAATCTGGAATTTTTTCATGAATTAGTACGGGATTATGTAGATATTGCTTTTGCTAATGAAGAAGAAGCATTTGCTTATACAGGGAAAGAACCTGAGGAGGCTGTAAAAGAGATTGCTTCGGAATGTGATATAGCTGTTGTTAAGTGTGGCAAATTGGGTTCTATTGTACAAAAGCGCGATGAAATCGCCCGTATAGGTTCTACTCCTACTAAATGTATTGACTCTACCGGTGCCGGAGATCTGTATGCCGCCGGATTTTTATACGGGCTGTCCAAGAATTATTCTTTAAAAGTATCGGGTTCTATTGGGGCGGTGTTGTCAGGTAACGTGATTGAAGTGATAGGCACGAAAATGGATGATAATCGTTGGAATCAAATAAAGTTAAAAGTTAAAAGGATTGTTGAGAATAACGAAACTCTTTAG
- a CDS encoding MATE family efflux transporter, with protein MKSPCKFSYKEIWIISYPILLSLIMEQLIGMTDTAFLGRVGEVELGASALAGVYYMAIYMIAFGFSLGAQIIIGRRNGERQYDKIGPVFYQGTYFLLLLAVVMFLLSRYFSPWILGNIIDSRYVYEATLSYINWRVFGFFFSFIAVMFRAFFVGTTQTKTLTMNSIVMVLSNVVFNYILIFGKLGFPALGIAGAAIGSSLSELVSVIFFIVYMHCRIDIRKYGLNRIGAFSSRLLKRILNVSLWTMIQNFVSMSTWFLFFLAVEHLGERPLAITNIIRNVSAIPFMIVLTFASTCSTLVSNLIGGGDSRYVWGTIKQTIRMAYFFTLPFIVIFVCFPSVILRIYTDSPELINASVPALWVLCSSYIFMVPGGVLFQAVSGTGNTRTALLLELATLTIYVIYVVYMIFYLRIDVAWCWTTEHVYGGCIMVLSYIYLKKGKWQGRKI; from the coding sequence ATGAAATCTCCCTGTAAGTTTAGCTATAAAGAAATCTGGATTATTTCTTATCCTATTCTGCTTAGTCTGATAATGGAACAGCTGATAGGAATGACAGACACCGCGTTTCTGGGCCGGGTGGGTGAAGTGGAATTAGGTGCTTCCGCTTTGGCCGGCGTATATTATATGGCGATTTATATGATTGCTTTCGGTTTTAGTCTGGGAGCCCAGATTATTATAGGACGCCGAAACGGAGAACGGCAGTATGATAAGATAGGCCCGGTTTTTTATCAGGGAACATATTTCTTATTGTTGTTGGCGGTTGTTATGTTTTTATTATCCCGGTATTTTTCTCCGTGGATATTGGGAAATATTATAGATTCTCGTTATGTATATGAAGCTACGTTGAGTTATATAAACTGGCGTGTTTTCGGATTCTTTTTTTCTTTTATTGCGGTAATGTTCCGGGCTTTTTTCGTAGGGACGACACAAACGAAGACATTGACGATGAATTCTATTGTTATGGTATTGTCGAATGTGGTTTTTAACTATATACTGATATTCGGTAAATTGGGTTTTCCTGCTTTGGGAATTGCCGGTGCTGCAATAGGTTCTTCTTTATCCGAGTTAGTTTCGGTAATATTTTTTATCGTATATATGCATTGTCGGATAGATATCAGGAAATACGGATTGAATAGGATAGGAGCGTTTAGTTCGAGGTTGTTGAAAAGAATCCTGAATGTATCTCTCTGGACCATGATACAAAATTTTGTTTCAATGTCTACCTGGTTTTTGTTTTTTCTGGCGGTGGAACATTTGGGTGAGCGTCCGCTGGCTATTACTAATATTATCCGGAATGTCTCGGCTATCCCTTTTATGATTGTACTGACATTTGCTTCGACTTGTAGTACATTAGTCAGTAATCTTATCGGTGGCGGTGATTCCCGTTATGTGTGGGGTACGATCAAACAGACGATACGTATGGCCTATTTTTTTACGTTGCCGTTTATTGTTATATTTGTCTGTTTTCCGTCTGTAATATTGAGGATATATACCGATTCTCCGGAATTAATAAATGCTTCGGTTCCGGCTTTGTGGGTACTTTGTTCTTCGTATATTTTTATGGTTCCCGGTGGTGTGCTTTTCCAAGCTGTTTCGGGTACAGGAAATACCCGTACGGCTTTGTTGCTCGAATTGGCTACTTTGACGATTTATGTCATTTATGTGGTTTATATGATTTTTTATCTCAGAATAGACGTTGCCTGGTGCTGGACGACCGAACATGTGTATGGGGGGTGCATTATGGTATTGTCATATATTTATTTAAAGAAAGGAAAATGGCAAGGCCGAAAGATATAA
- a CDS encoding HAD family hydrolase, with translation MEKTLYITDLDGTLLNPESKVSDYSVSIINELIDKGALFSVATARTPATVVPLLKNIHINIPVVLMTGAVTYDIAKQEYIDVRTFSHESVKNLIDILDKHNQTAFIYCIRNNHLYVYYRELKCRIEKEFIRERENTPFKTFIQIHNFRDILSGEENIILFLVLGKYKSLETINNEIKNDSRYNSFCYHDIFDYSDGTLEIYSPGTSKAEAIQRLSQRLNINKLVSFGDNLNDLPMFAISDECYATGNAMEEVKTASTAIIEDNAHDGVARFLSKNIE, from the coding sequence ATGGAGAAAACATTGTATATTACCGATCTGGACGGAACTTTACTCAACCCTGAATCTAAAGTTTCGGATTATTCCGTCTCTATCATTAACGAGCTGATAGACAAAGGAGCATTATTTTCTGTTGCGACAGCTCGTACTCCGGCTACAGTCGTTCCTCTTTTAAAGAATATACACATTAATATTCCGGTAGTTCTTATGACCGGAGCAGTAACTTACGATATTGCCAAACAAGAATATATAGACGTAAGAACATTCTCCCATGAATCTGTGAAAAATCTCATAGATATACTGGACAAACATAATCAAACAGCCTTTATATACTGCATACGCAACAACCATTTGTACGTGTATTATCGTGAACTGAAATGTCGTATAGAAAAAGAATTCATTCGGGAAAGAGAAAACACTCCGTTTAAAACATTTATCCAGATCCATAATTTCAGAGATATTCTTTCTGGAGAAGAAAATATTATATTATTCCTGGTTCTTGGAAAATATAAATCCTTGGAAACCATCAATAATGAAATCAAAAACGATAGCCGTTACAATAGTTTCTGCTATCACGATATATTTGATTATAGCGACGGCACATTGGAAATATATTCTCCGGGTACATCGAAAGCCGAAGCAATACAAAGGTTATCTCAAAGATTGAATATCAACAAACTCGTATCTTTCGGAGACAATCTCAACGACCTTCCTATGTTTGCTATTTCAGATGAATGTTATGCTACCGGGAACGCCATGGAAGAAGTAAAAACGGCATCTACTGCAATTATTGAAGATAATGCACACGATGGGGTAGCTCGTTTCCTTTCGAAAAATATAGAATAA